TCGCCGTCGCAGCCAGGAGCGAGTCGCCGTCACTGTCGCAGCCAAGAGCGAGTCGCCGTCACCGTCGCAGCCAGGAACGAGTCGCCGTCGTCGGCGCGCCTAACCCCCGTTGTGGCCACCGTCTTCTGCGCCTCACCACGTCACCGTCGCGAACGCCGTTGCTTGACCACCTCGTggacaccagcaccggcgcctccCGACGGCGCAACTCGATCTAGGTCTTGAGCGAGAGGCGAGGTGGGGAAAAACGACGGCCTCTGGTCTGTATCGGATACCGGCCTGATACGGGTGTAAACGAGAAAACCAGTGTAAAACTTACATCCCAAAAACGACATGCCAAGCACCAACGACAGGCCCATCCGTTTTTATTTTACAGGGGTATATTTTACAGGTGTATTGGGCCCTAAAACGAGGAACCAAGCGGGGCCTTAGGCCCCGCTTGGAATGTAGGTTTTCTGCCACCCCTGTAATCTTTTACACCTGTATTATACCAGCCTCCAACCAAATACATTCCGAAGGGTGGTATTTTCTATCCGGTTGTAATATGTGCTTGGCTCTCCAGGTTTCAATCCACTTGTAAAATATGCGTGAGTTCACGCATATTCAACAACACAGACTACACAAGCAATTTCCAATACAACTGCACTTCGACACAAATTGGACAAGTATAAAATGAGCTAAAATTTTCATTTATATTACAATAGCACAACATCagtaaaaaaatcatatttttgcaATCTTCCATTTGAAAATAGTTCCGATAACTCATAGTGCTCAAAGTCAGCAATTTAAATTACAATTCTATTGAGGCATACTTGTCTTGTCTCGTTGGCATGGTACATAACCAAAGTTAGGACTCGGCAATTGTTGAATCGGTGTGCGTCTAGACATAAAATATTTCTGAAAGATTAGGAGTACTCCGCCGCCGCCAAGGAGTACTCCGCCGCCGGTTGAACGGGGAAGGGGCGGGGAGGgatggcagaggaggaggaggagggaggataccttggtggagcagaggaggatgAGCGATTCGCCGTCACGGTTAGGTCACGGCTGCCGGCCAACGTCGCCGTCGCGGCCAGGAGCGAGTCGCCATCACTGTCGTGGCCAGGAGCGAGTCGCCGTCACCGTCGCAGCCAGGAACGAGTCATCGTCGGCGGCGCGCCTAACCCCCGTCGTGGCCACTGTCTTCTGCGCCTCACCACGTCGCTGTCGCGAACGCCGTTGCTTGACCACCTCGTGGACACCAGCGCCGGCGCCTCCCGGCGGCGCAACTCGATCTAGGTCTCGAGCGAGAGGCGAGGTGGGGAAAAACGACGGCCTCTGGTCTGTATCGGATACCGGCCTGATACGGGTGTAAACGAGAAAACCAGTGTAAAACTTACAGCCCAAAAACGACATGCCAAGCACCAACGACAGGCCCATCCGTTTTTATTTTACAAGGGTATATTTTACAGGTGTATTGGGCCCTAAAACGAGGAACCAAGCGGGgccttagggtgtgtttggtttgtgGAATCAAGTAGAAGGAAATGTAATGATTCCATTTCACTAGAACGGAATGGTTTCATGTTCTTGTTTTATAGAGCTCGTGGGATGAAATGGAATGGTCCCATCTCGACGTTTGATTGGAGGAGTAGGATGTAATACGCATCACTCAATTTCATTGAGCTTTTTTTTCAAATGCTAGCATCATTTAGCAACTATTAAATTTATGCCAATTAGTAACAGTACTAAGGGTCAGTTCTGACTTCTAAAATAAGCTAAAATAAACTGCCCTCTACCCAGCTTAAGAAAAGCCGCCAAAAGAATTGCCATAAGCACCCTCAGCGGTGTATCAACTAGTAATTCGTATCAAGCAGTTTGTTGTATTATTAATCATGCTCTAAGAGTTAAGGTAGACCAGAATAAAGTTATGGCTTTTGTTACCTTTTCTTTACAAAGTTAAGCACATAATAATAAGTACACAAAAGCAGACTACATGTTTCTTAAAGTAGACAAAGTTGATTGAATAAAAAGAATTATCTAATCCACTGCAACCTATGTAATCAAATTTGAGGTAGCACGTTGGTTGTTGTATGCAAACTCGATGATGTAAGACGATGTTTGGTTTCATCATTGCAATGGAGCTAGGGTTGGAGCCATTTTCCTCTAAAACATGAGAAGTTTCTTACTACTGATTATTGGCAAGTACGATTAGATCTGGCCTCTACCTCCAAGCAGAGAAAATGGAATCCTCGGGCTAGTCATTGGCTATCTATAATGTTTCCCCTTGCATTAAGACCCATAGTGGTCTAAATTCTAAACACTATGCTTGAGCTTGTTGCTAATAATGGAGAAAATAGCAACAGCGACAGAGCGTCATCAAGGGAGAAGAGCGCGGGCAGTTGGAGCaaatcattttttccttttttctgctgGTTTGGAGTCAAAGTAGGAGTAACTCATTAGTTCGACATCCGAACCCTTTCCTCTTTGAGTCGATCTCTCCAATGCATGGAACCATGCAACCAGCTCCAAAACTCTTCCGAATCGCCCTTCGAACAACACCAGAGATGACCTCGATGATTTCCATCACCTAGTTGAAGTAAAAAAAGATGATTAGGTCCATATGTTCCATTCATGAAGAAGTGAAGCGCCATTTAAACTAGAAACAAAAACCCTAGCTATGTTGCCAATGACACACAACCCACTGAAAGCCAAAAATATGAAAGCACTCCTATAGTTAAAAAAAACTTAGTAGACATGTGAGATCCTCACACCTCTAGCACAAGGGAGCACACCATGAATCAACCACACACAAAACTAACAAATCACCACCCAATCATAGAGCGGAAATTTAAACCATCACCCTCCCTCGTCTCACCCATAACATATCCCGATCCAGGTCGTCCAACACACCAATCGATGGCCAGGATCATCTTAGCCCTACCCATCGCACCCCTACCCTGCTGGAGGTTTTCTTTGGAAGCTATCCACAAGAGTTGCCACGTGGGAAACGCAACCCAAAACCTCCTCCAAGGGTGAAAGAAATGCAGAGAGCGTCCGAGACGGAGAGTGAGGAggagtggccccacgcgtcagcaacATATCCCATGGTCGTCGGTGATGGCGTCGACCCGATGGAGCTCGTGTGTGGGCAGTACGACACCGACGAGCTCGCCATCGCCGAGGAATTCCTTACCACCTGGCTCCCATTCCTCTTCGCGGGGACTTTGCCCCTCTTGCATTGGCTTCCTCTACAGCCGCGTCGcctccctcctcccgccgccgccgacaccacaAGGTAATGATGATGGTCGTTGCCCGCCCGCCATGCCTGGAAAGGAAGGAAAGGAAAAGGGTCGTCCTTGCTAGGGTTCTTCATGGGTTGGGTTCTCACATTATCCACTGCCAGCTTTGCGACCCTCCTGGAATGATGAAAATCCTGATCATCGATTTTATGTTTTTGCATGCAATAATTAGAGATGTTCCTTTCGGGGGTTGAACTTTTTTTTTGTGCTTAGTGGGTGTGTGCCGAGGCAGCACGTTGATTGTTGTCTGCGAACTGGATGATGTGAACTGTTTGGTTTCATCGTTGCAATGGAGCCGGAGCCTTTTTCCTCTAAAACATGAGAAATTTCTTACTACTAATTCATGGCAAGCACAATTAGATCTCGCCTCTAACTCGAAGTGCAGAAGATGGAGTCCTCATGCTGGTCAGTGGCTATTTGTACTATTTTCCCTTCCACTAAGACGGTCTAATTTTCAAACACCATGCTTGCGCTTGTTGCTAGCAATGGAGAAAAGAACAAGAGGAAGAGAGCGTCATCGAGGGAGAAGAGCGCGGGCAGTTGAAGCAAGCAATATATTTCCTCTTATGTTGGTTTGGAATCGAGGTAACTCGTTAGTTCGACCTTAAGATTTTTTTACCTCTTCGAACTGACCTCTCCAATGTATGAAACTAGGCCACCAACTCCAAAACTCTTCCGGATCGCTTTCGGACAGCACCAAGGATGGCCTAAATGACCCATGACCTATTCAAAATATATAAAGACGATAAATCCACTATGTCCATTCACGAAGAACCGAAGCACAATTTACACTAGAACCAAACCCCTTCATACATTGGCTGGTCAGTGGCTATAAGTACTATTTCCCCTTCCATTAAGACGGTCTAATTTCCAAACACCATGCTTGCGCTTGTTGTCAACAATGGAGAAAAGAATAAAAGGGAGAGAGCGTCATCGAGGGAGAAGAACGCTGGCAGTTGGAGCAAGCAGTATCTTTCCTCTTATATTGGTTTGGAATCAAAGTAACTCGTTAGTCGACCTTATGTTTTTTTCCTCTTCGAGTTAATCTCTCCAATGTATGATGAAACTAGGCAACCACCTCCAAAACTCTTCTGAATCGCTTTCGGACAGCACCAAGGATGGCCTAAATGACCCATGACCAATTCAAAATAAAAAGGACAATCAATCCACTATGTTCCATTCATGAAGAACAGAAGCACTATTTAAACTAGAACCAAACCCTTTCATACATTGGCTGGTCAATGGCTATATTTACTATTTCCCCTTCCATTAAGACGGTCTAATTTCTAAACACCATGCTTGCGCTTGTTGGCAACAATGGAAAAAAGAACAAAAGGGAGAGAGTGTCATCGAGGGAGAAGAGCGCAGACGGTTGGAGCAAGCAATATCTTTCCTCTTATGTTGGTTTGGAATCAAAGTAACTCGTTGGTCGACCTTACGTTTTTTCCTCTTCAAGTTGATCTCTCCAATGTATGATGAAACTAGGCAACCACCTCCAAAACTCTTCTGAATCACTTTCGGACAGCACCAAGGATGGCCTAAATGACCCATGAACCATTCAAAATAAAAAGGACGATCAATCCACTATGTTCCATTCATGAAGAACAGAAGCACTATTTAAACTAGAACCAAACCCCTTCATACATTGGCTGATCAATGGCTATATTTACCATTTCCCCTTCCATTAAGACAGTCTAATTTCTAAACAACATGCTTGCGCTTGTTGTCAACAATGGAGAAAAGAACAAAAGGGGGAGAGCGTCATCGAGGGAGAAGAGCATGGGCAGTTGGAGCACGCAATATCTTTCCTCTTATGTTGGTTTGAAATCAAAGCAACTCGTTGGTTCGACCTTCAGATTTTTCTCCCTCTTCAAGTTGATATCTTCTATATATGAAACTAGGCAACCAACTCCGAAACTCTTCCGAATCGCTTTCGGACAACACCAAGATAGGCTAAATGACCCATGACCTATTTAAAATAAAAAAGGCGATCAATCCACTATGTTTCATTCACGAAGAACCGAAGCACTATTTAAACTTGAACCGAACCCCTTCATACATTGGCTGGTCAGTGGCTATATATGTACTGTTTCCCCTTCCATTAATATGGTCTAACTTCTAAACACCATGCATGCGCTTGTTGTCAACAATGAAGAAAAGAACAAAAGGGAGAGAGCGTCATCAAGGGAGAAGAGCGCGGGCAGCTGGAGGAAGCAGTATCTTTCCTCTTATATTGGTTTGAAATCAAAGTAACTTGTTGGTTCGACCTTAAGATTTTTTTCCTCTTCGAGTTGATCTCTCCAATGTATGAAACTAGGCAACCAACTCTGAAACTCTTCTGAATCGCTTTCGGACAGCCCCAAGGATGGTCTAAATGACCCATGACCTATTTAAAATAAAAAAGATGATCAATTCACTATATGTTCCATTCACGAAGAACAGAAGCACAATTTAAACTAGAACCAAACCCCTTCATACATTGGCCGGTCAGTGGCTATATGTACTATTTCCCCTTCCATTAAGATGGTCTAATTTCCAAACACCATGCTTGCGCTTGTTGTCAACAATGGAGAAAAGAACAAAAGGGAGAGAGCGTCATCAAGGGAGAAGAGCGCGGGCAGCTGGAGGAAGCAGTATCTTTCCTCTTATATTGGTTTGAAATCAAAGTAACTCGTTGGTTCGACCTTAAGATTTTTTTCCTCTTCGAGTTGATCTCTCCAATGTATGAAACTAGGCAACCAACTCTGAAACTCTTCTGAATCGCTTTCGGACAGCCCCAAGGATGGTCTAAATGACCCATGACCTATTTAAAATAAAAAAGATGATCAATTCACTATATGTTCCATTCACGAAGAACAGAAGCACAATTTAAACTAGAACCAAACCCCTTCATACATTGGCCGGTCAGTGGCTATATGTACTATTTCCCCTTCCATTAAGATGGTCTAATTTTCAAACACCATGCTTGCGCTTGTTGTCAACAATGGAGAAAAGAACAAAAGGGAGAGAGCGTCATCAAGGGAGAAGAGCGCGGGCAGCTGGAGCAAGCAGTATCTTTCCTCTTATATTGGTTTGAAATCAAAGTAACTTGTTGGTTCGACCTTAAGATTTTTCTCCCTCTTCAAGTTGATATCTTCTATATATGAAACTAGGCAACCAACTCCGAAACTCTTCCGAATCGCTTTCGGACAACACCAAGATATGCTAAATGACCCATGACCTATTTAAAATAAAAAAGGCGATCAATCCACTATGTTTCATTGACGAAGAACCGAAGCACTATTTAAACTTGAACCGAACCCCTTCATACATTGGCTGGTCAGTGGCTATATATGTACTGTTTCCCCTTCCATTAATATGGTCTAACTTCTAAACACCATGCATGCGCTTGTTGTCAACAATGCAGAAAAGAACAAAAGGGAGAGAGCATCATCAAGGGAGAAGAGCGCGGGCAGCTGGAGCAAGCAGTATCTTTCCTCTTATATTGGTTTGAAATCAAAGTAACTTGTTGGTTCGACCTTAAGATTTTTTTCCTCTTCGAGTTGATCTCTCCAATGTATGAAACTAGGCAACCAACTCTGAAACTCTTCTGAATCGCTTTCGGACAGCCCCAAGGATGGTCTAAATGACCCATGACCTATTTAAAATAAAAAAGATGATCAATTCACTATATGTTCCATTCACGAAGAACAGAAGCACAATTTAAACTAGAACCAAACCCCTTCATACATTGGCCAGCCAGTGGCTATATGTACTATTTCCCCTTCCATTAAGATGGTCTAATTTTCAAACACCATGCTTGCGCTTGTTGTCAACAATGGAGAAAAGAACAAAAGGGAGAGAGCGTCATCAAGGGAGAAGAGCGCGGGCAGCTGGAGCAAGCAATATCTTTCCTCTTATATTGGTTTGAAATCAAAGTAACTTGTTGGTTCGACCTTAAGATTTTTTCCTCTTCGACTTGATCTCTCCAATGTATGAAACTAGGCAACCAACTCTGAAACTCTTCTGAATCGCTTTCGGACAGCCCCAAGGATGGTCTAAATGACCCATGACCTATTTAAAATAAAAAAGATGATCAATTCACTATATGTTCCATTCACGAAGAACAGAAGCATAATTTAAACTAGAACCAAACCCCTTCATACATTGGCCGGTCAGTGGCTATATGTACTATTTCCCCTTCCATTAAGATGGTCTAATTTCCAAACACCATGCTTGCGCTTGTTGTCAACACTGGAGAAAAGAACAAAAGGGAGAGAGAGCGTCATCGAGAGAGAAGAGCGTGGGCAGTTGGAGCAAGCAATATCTTTCCTCTTATGTTGGTTTGGAGTCAAAGTAATTCGTTGGTTCGACCTTAATTTTTTCCCTCTCCTATGTATGAAACTAGGCAACCAACTTCAAATCTGAATCGCTTTCGGACAGCACCAAGGATGGCCTAAAATGACCCATGGCCtattcaaaataaaaaaaagacAATCTCTATATAGAGGACGTTCCCAACAATCCACGAGAATATCATACCCAACTATGAACCGTACGAGCACATCCTCTGTCACCCCCACCGCGCTTATGGCTCTATACCCCAACCCAACTTGCTCTGGCCCTGGGTCCTCCCGCATCTCTTCCTCGGTAAGCAGACCGTGGAAGCTGGGGAGTATCCGCTTGGGACTGATAGAAAACAGCATATCTTTTCCCTCCTGACCCCTATAAAAATCTAGTGAAAGTCCGGTCGCGTCGGAGACATCTTTATCTGATTTTGAGGCTTCGTCGTCCGGCTCCTCCAAAATTATGTTAGGATCGGCTGGCTCATCCTCATCATCCGAAAagaaaacagagacaaaacagccCACTATGTTTCCTGCATGAAGAACCGAAGCGCCATTTAAACTAGAAAAAAAACCCAAACTATGTTGCCAGTGACACACAACCCAATGAAAGCCAAAAATATCAAAACAGTCTTATAATGAAAAAACCAGTAAACGTGTGAGGTATCACACCTCTAACACAAGGGAGCGCACCATGAATCAATCAACCACACCCAAAACTATCAAATCAtcaaccaatcatggagcggcaacTTAAACCATCACCCCCACCCCCGTCCCACCCACAGCATCTGCCGATCCAGGCCGTCCAACGCTCCAACGGACGGCCAGGATCGTCTCAGCCCGACCCAACGCACCCCTACCCCGCCGGAGGTTTTCTTGAGCTATCCGCAGGAGTCGCCGCGTGGGAAGCGCGACCCAAAACCTCCCCCAAAGGTGAAAGAATTGCAGACCGAGGCGGAGGAGAGTGAGGAGGAGCGGCCCCAcgcgccagccagccagccagccagtcaGCCGCAGACCCCATggccgccggcgacggcgccgaCCCGATGGAGCTCGTGCGGGGGCAGTACGACGCCGACGAGCTCGCCATCGCCGGGGAGTTCCTCACCACCTGGCTCCCCTTCCTCTCCGCGGGCCTCTGCCCCTCCTGCGTCGGCTCGCTCCGCGGCCGCgtcgcctccctcctccccccgccgccgcccccgacgccGCGAGGTAATGATGATGGCCGCCGCGCTTTGGGGGGAAAGGAAAGGAAAAGGGCCGTGCTTGCTAGGGTTCTTGCTGGGTTGGGCACTCGCGTCTCACGTCTCCCACCTAACTTTTTCTTGCAGCGGAGGAGCCGGCGCCACCGCCGCCCGTCGAGAGGGTCGTTGCCACGGGGTGGGACTCGGATCCGGCCGCCCCGCGGCATCTCCCGTTCGAGCCCAGCGGGTGGGACTCGGatccgcccccgccgcccccgcagcgGCAGCAGGCGGAGGCGGAGAAGCCCCGGATGTCGTGGGCGGACATGGCTCAGGAggacgagctcgccgccgccgccgcggccgccgacgacgacggggaggagggggaggaggaggaggccggcggggcgGGGAGGCCGAGGGCGAGGCTGACCAGGGAGCAGCGGGAGCTGCATCGGTTCCGGAACGTGCTGCGGAAGGACGACTTCATATGCTTGGAGAGGGTCAAGGGCCAGCTCGTCAACATCCTCGCCGGCCTGGAGCTCCACGCCGGCGTGTTCAGCACCGCCGAGCAGAAGCGCATCGTCGACTGCGTCTACGGCCTGCAGGAGATGGGCAAGCGCGGGGAGCTTGGAGGTGAGCCTTGCATATTGGCTTTCATCAATGAAGTGTTCTGAGTTCAGTATACTAGGCCGTATGTCTATTGTTTAGAATCCAGAAAATTGTTTGCTTCTAGGGTTGCATAGCGAGGTCGGTATTAGTTCAGGAGGATGCAAGTTCGTGCCAGGTCTTATAGCTGTATCGAAGATGATGTGTTTGAACTTTCAAGTTCAGTTACATGACTGGTACTAAGGCCGTAGTGCCCGGGGTATGGACTATGGTCTATGGAGGCGTGTGTTTCGGTTAAGTTGAGTATGGACTATGCGACTTATTCTGATTTTAGATCAGCGTAGGAAGGTCTATATGGATACAGTAGCTCTGTTGTGTAGAAAATTTTTCTTTGTCTCTCCGTCTTTTATTTTTTGTGGGAGCTACGTATTAATTTCTCCATCAAGGGAGTGACTAGAACATCTATTTTGGGAGCTATGACTTTGCAGATTCACATTTGTTATGTTAACTGTATGGGATCTTGACCCGAAGTTTCATAGATTTACATTTGTTATGTTAACTATATATGGGATCTTGACCCAAAGCTGGAAACTTTTCTTAGTCATATGTTAGATTACCAGATCTATGAAAACTATAGCAGATTCAGCTTTGCTTGACTGTAATTAATCAAACTTGATGAGGAAGATGAATTGGTATTTGGTTATTTTTGCCTGTGCTTTCATGGTAGGAGCCAGTCATAGACTGAAATACCATATAATGCCAACTCTAGATAACTGGAAGTATCTTATTATGGAGAAATCTAGTGAATAGTAATGTACATAAAAAAATCCCCATCTTTGGGCACCTATCTATTTGATTTGCTCACATACTTCTGATATTGTGATGCCCTGTTCACATAAATCTTAGGGTGTCTCTTTCTGTATCATTTGTGGAATTCTCTAATTATTCTGGCTTCATTATTTCTGTTCTCATATAATGAGTACTGACACTACTAcaaattactccctctgtaaagaaatataagagtgtttcttACAGTCCTGTATCCCATGATAACCATGACTGAAGTAACAATAGTGTGTAGGTGTGCTGTTCTCTCGCTACTTTCCTTTTTTTTAAAAGAACATATTTTTTGGTTGTTCTGACTTCTGACCACTGTCTTTCTGGTATTTAAATCCactttttttgttttaatttttacgTACTATTTTAGAATGGGCTGTTCTCACAGTTGTTTTGCTGTATCACATTCTAGCATGACCTATTCCTTGAAGCACATGTCCTGTTTGTGTCACCTATGATCATTAGGTGTACTAGAATTTCCCATAGCCTAGTGCACCAGTACACATCAAGGGCCCAAGGTGCTAGTGCACCTAATATGCCCCCACTTCCATACCAAAGTTGATGACCATTGTAACCCACGTGCACATCCCCTGGGCGTGAACCTTGTAACATATAACCAAAAACTGGCAGAAATGTAATGAATTGCAACTTTTCCTTATTCACCTTACATCTTATTATTACTAGTGGTATCTTATTTAAGTTTATCCAATTTCATTATGTAGTTTTCACTTTATTTACAGAGAAAATtgtatgaaaataataataatcatttgCCTAACTGTTAAAAGTGATTTTTGAGAACATGTTACTTTTGTATTTCTAATGCAATGCTAATAATGTTTATTTCTTCATTTATGTTTCAATTGTTAGTAACATATAAATGTTCTTGAACTCTTAAGGTTTAATTGCATCCCCCAAACAGTTTTTTTCTTTACTTTCTGTGGCTAAACCTTACAACAAATATTTCCCCCTTGTCAGATCGTACATATACAGAACCTGAGAAATGGATGCGTGGTAAAGGGCGGGTAACAATTCAATTTGGATGCTGTTATAACTATGCTACGGTACTTACCTTGTTCTTAATTCCATCTTCTTGTAAGCTACATTTCAACATTAGTGAAGCCTATCCGTAGATCTATCTCAAGGTGAAATTTCTAATGGCAGGACAGGAAAGGAAATCCACCAGGCATCATTCGAACTTTTGTTTCTGATCCGATCCCTGAACTATTTAAGGTCATGATCAAGAGATTGGTAAGGTGGCATATTCTGCCAACGGATTGTGTACCAGACAGTTGCATTGTCAACATGTATGACCCTGGAGATTGCATCCCACCACATATAGACAGCCATGATTTTGTTCGACCATTTTGTACTGTTTCATTCCTCAGTGAATGCAACATACTTTTTGGGTCTAGTCTGAAAATCGCTGGTCCTGGAGAATTTACGGGCTCATTTGCAATTCCTCTGCCCGTTGGGTATGTTGGTTATCTTCTCTCGATTTTCCTCTATGCTTATGAATATCATGCAGAATTGACACTTCTTTTTGCATGTAGTATTCACACTTAATTATGTAGTGTATGGATAGGTCTGAAACTGTGAATTGATTATATTCCTGGAGATTTGAGAATTTTGATTGCATATGAATTGAAAGACCGTGTCTGATTCATTTGCTTACTGCATGACATCTTGTTGTAGTTGCACACTTGCACTTGACTGTATGTGTGGATAGTTTCGATTTTATTTTACTCCTGGAGATTTGAGAATTTTTATTGCATACTAgtaaatgtgtacgtgcaatgcacgttaatattAGGCAGTATATTAATTGCACGCGGATATTAGGttggatattatttgtgtgttaattaTATGATTAGCACTATATTCGGTATGGTATTAAttacacgctaaacgtgttgagagCTCGACATTGGATCAGTATAGTTCGTTGGATTGATGGCTGAGATTAGTTGG
The sequence above is drawn from the Triticum aestivum cultivar Chinese Spring chromosome 7A, IWGSC CS RefSeq v2.1, whole genome shotgun sequence genome and encodes:
- the LOC123149183 gene encoding RNA demethylase ALKBH9B; translated protein: MAAGDGADPMELVRGQYDADELAIAGEFLTTWLPFLSAGLCPSCVGSLRGRVASLLPPPPPPTPRAEEPAPPPPVERVVATGWDSDPAAPRHLPFEPSGWDSDPPPPPPQRQQAEAEKPRMSWADMAQEDELAAAAAAADDDGEEGEEEEAGGAGRPRARLTREQRELHRFRNVLRKDDFICLERVKGQLVNILAGLELHAGVFSTAEQKRIVDCVYGLQEMGKRGELGDRTYTEPEKWMRGKGRVTIQFGCCYNYATDRKGNPPGIIRTFVSDPIPELFKVMIKRLVRWHILPTDCVPDSCIVNMYDPGDCIPPHIDSHDFVRPFCTVSFLSECNILFGSSLKIAGPGEFTGSFAIPLPVGSVLVINGNGADVAKHCVPAVPSKRISITFRKMDPAKRPFSFKDDPELLNITPLEAPAAPETSRSSDEGKGKQLGVQTRDPGSRSSRSRKSKGRTTPAGKAGWRGILGDQPPQHPQSPISSVSSERERDSIGRSREPRYPPGSDRERDSVERPREPRQPHDTPSHGEDLRDRLNRPPHERTPGSGVFFVNNGADSQARGQRMEHRQLQMINRTINDDMDSLSVGSHESSDQPRVSVRTIHNRPRTRINLGW